The following is a genomic window from Verrucomicrobiota bacterium.
GATGATGAAGTCGGGACCTGGCCGTGCGTGGCGGCGCGTTTTACCAGACTTGCACCGAATCGGCGGCGAAGATTTTATCCACCAGCGCGTCGTAATCCGGGTTGGGCTGGGTCAAATCCACCACGTCCACCCGTGTGTCTGGCAGCAGTTGTTGGCGGGCACTGGTTTCGCGGGCCAGGACGTCCTCCGGCTGGGTAATAAGGTGTAACAGGGTGCGCATAGTTCAGAAGCGTAGCACATCGGTATGTTGCGCCGCCAGGGTGGCCAGTTGCGCATCGTCAATTTCCTCGTAGGGCAGGGTGGCGGCGCCAAGTTCCTCCAAGAGCGCCTCCCCGCGTTGCACGTAAACCGGCCCAAAATCCTTGAGGATGGGCAGGTAGCGGATGAAGTTATCCTCGTCCACCAGGCCATCGGCATACTCGCTGAGCGCCAGCACGGCGGCTTCCCGCAAGTACAGGGTGATACCGACTTTTTTCCAGGTGCCGACCCCGGCGGCGATGCGGATGGCTTCTGCCGGGCGATGGCTGAGCCGGGGGTCGCTGGTCACGATGAATAATGCGGTGGGTTTCATGGCGGTCTTCAATTGAAACTCACAAAGCGGTCGGTGCTCGCCATAATGTCACTCACCACCGTCAAGCCGGCAAAGGCGGCGAGGTCGCTCAGGGGAACGTGGTGGCGATGTGCGCCATACGCGCAGGCATAAAGTTTAAGCCCCTTGGCCTTCAGCGTTTGAAGTTCCTGATCGGCCAATCCGGACACCGCCTCATCAATGCAATAGACATAGACGTCCACCCCCTTGCCCAAGGCAGCGCCTGCCGCGCGGATGCCGTGGCGGAAATTGGCGGCCTGCGGAGCACAGGAGATCAGGACACCCAATTTTTTACCTGAAAACTGCATGGTACTAATGAAGCATAGGAAACCTAAAACGTCGAATGCGGAAATGAGGCTGGCTATTGCGGGACCGAATCCCTGATTTCCTGCAATTCAGCCTTGGGCTCTTTCTCCGTGAAGGGCCGGGCGGCGTGACGATACCAGTACT
Proteins encoded in this region:
- a CDS encoding DsrE family protein codes for the protein MQFSGKKLGVLISCAPQAANFRHGIRAAGAALGKGVDVYVYCIDEAVSGLADQELQTLKAKGLKLYACAYGAHRHHVPLSDLAAFAGLTVVSDIMASTDRFVSFN